In a genomic window of Acidobacteriota bacterium:
- the modB gene encoding molybdate ABC transporter permease subunit: MDLEALQVSVRLALATLAVLLPLGLLAGHALAVREFRGKALVESLAALPLVLPPTVLGFYLLAGFGARSPLGTAFEAVMGHSLAFSFPGLLLASVIVNVPFVLQPIQRAFESVPRDVREAAACCGLTPLQAFVQVEAPLAWPGILTAAVLTFAHTLGEFGVVLMVGGSIPGETRTLSIAIYDRVQAFDDRSAGIMAASLLAIAVATLTLTTMLGRRVEPDRG, translated from the coding sequence TCGAGGCCCTCCAGGTCTCGGTGCGGCTGGCGCTCGCGACCCTCGCCGTGCTGCTGCCGCTCGGCCTTCTGGCCGGCCACGCGCTCGCCGTCCGTGAGTTTCGAGGGAAGGCGCTCGTCGAATCGCTCGCGGCGCTGCCGCTCGTCCTTCCCCCCACCGTGCTCGGCTTCTACCTGCTCGCGGGCTTCGGTGCGCGCTCACCCCTGGGCACGGCCTTCGAGGCCGTCATGGGACATTCCCTGGCCTTCTCGTTCCCCGGGCTGCTGCTCGCGTCGGTCATCGTCAACGTTCCCTTCGTCCTGCAGCCGATTCAGCGCGCGTTCGAGTCGGTGCCGCGCGACGTGCGCGAGGCGGCGGCATGCTGCGGCCTGACGCCGCTGCAGGCCTTCGTCCAGGTCGAGGCCCCCCTCGCGTGGCCCGGCATCCTCACGGCCGCCGTCCTGACCTTCGCGCACACCCTCGGCGAATTCGGCGTCGTGCTCATGGTCGGGGGCAGCATTCCGGGCGAGACTCGCACGCTCAGCATCGCGATCTACGACCGCGTGCAGGCATTCGACGATCGGAGCGCCGGCATCATGGCCGCGTCGCTGCTCGCGATTGCCGTCGCGACGTTGACGCTCACGACCATGCTCGGACGACGGGTGGAGCCGGATCGTGGCTGA
- the modC gene encoding molybdenum ABC transporter ATP-binding protein, which produces MADGALTAAFHQAGPIPLDVSLACGPGQVLAVFGPSGSGKTTVLRSIAGLYTPASAEVRAGSDVWTDTARGIALAPHRRAVGLVFQEYALFPHLTALGNVMTALGHRPRDERLARARQLLGLVHLDEHADRRPSGLSGGERQRVALARALARDPAVLLLDEPFAAVDRRIRRRLRDEVDEVRRQLDIPVVLVTHDVDDVLRLASDLLVLERGKAVASGALTDLTSRPDLAWLREGLGLGSVFDAGVGRVDTARGLAELTFDGGTLLAAERALATGMRVRLRIPAREIVLARDAPQGLSLHNALEGTVSAISVDPATDHAIVQLTVGAVRLLAEVTRDAVSRLDITPGRRLFALVKSVSLDLRVVGETNPRERPSGH; this is translated from the coding sequence GTGGCTGACGGCGCGCTGACGGCGGCGTTCCACCAGGCGGGACCGATCCCGCTCGACGTGTCGCTCGCGTGCGGACCCGGGCAGGTGCTGGCCGTGTTCGGGCCATCGGGCAGCGGCAAGACGACCGTCCTTCGGAGCATCGCCGGGCTCTACACGCCGGCCAGCGCCGAAGTGCGCGCTGGATCGGACGTGTGGACCGACACGGCGCGCGGCATCGCGCTCGCCCCGCATCGGCGGGCCGTCGGACTGGTGTTTCAGGAGTACGCGCTCTTTCCCCACCTCACGGCGCTCGGCAACGTGATGACGGCCCTCGGGCACCGGCCACGTGACGAGCGCCTGGCACGCGCCCGCCAGTTGCTCGGTCTCGTGCACCTCGACGAACACGCCGACCGTCGCCCGTCCGGGCTCTCGGGCGGCGAGCGCCAGCGCGTCGCGCTGGCCAGGGCCCTGGCTCGAGACCCGGCCGTGCTGCTGCTCGACGAGCCCTTCGCCGCCGTCGATCGGCGAATCCGTCGGCGCCTGCGCGACGAGGTCGACGAGGTCCGGCGGCAGCTCGACATCCCCGTCGTCCTGGTCACGCACGACGTCGACGACGTCCTGCGTCTGGCGAGCGACTTGCTCGTGCTGGAGCGCGGCAAGGCAGTGGCCTCCGGCGCCCTGACCGATCTGACCAGTCGACCGGATCTCGCGTGGCTTCGTGAGGGTCTGGGACTCGGCAGCGTCTTCGACGCCGGCGTCGGCCGCGTGGACACGGCTCGCGGACTCGCCGAGCTCACCTTCGATGGCGGTACCCTGCTCGCCGCCGAACGGGCGCTCGCAACAGGCATGCGCGTCCGCCTCCGCATTCCTGCCCGCGAGATCGTCCTGGCCCGTGACGCCCCTCAGGGCCTGAGCCTGCACAACGCGCTCGAAGGCACCGTGTCGGCGATCTCGGTCGATCCGGCAACCGACCACGCGATCGTCCAGCTGACGGTGGGTGCCGTGCGCCTGCTCGCCGAAGTCACCCGCGATGCGGTCTCGCGGCTCGACATCACGCCGGGCCGGCGGCTCTTCGCTCTCGTGAAGTCGGTGTCGCTCGACCTGCGGGTCGTGGGTGAAACGAACCCCCGAGAGCGGCCGTCCGGACATTGA
- the crcB gene encoding fluoride efflux transporter CrcB: MTSWLWPYLLVGAGGFLGANARFILARGIGTMIDTRFPLGTLVVNISGSFLMGILGAVLADRVLPDAPGVRMALAIGFLGGFTTFSTFEFETHALLEEGSWLLATANVLVSVLVGLLAVRAGIVAARSWPG; this comes from the coding sequence ATGACCTCGTGGCTGTGGCCGTACCTGCTGGTCGGCGCCGGCGGCTTCCTCGGCGCGAACGCCCGGTTCATCCTGGCCCGCGGGATCGGCACGATGATCGACACCCGCTTCCCCCTCGGCACCCTCGTCGTCAACATCAGCGGCTCGTTCCTGATGGGGATTCTCGGCGCGGTGCTCGCCGACCGTGTGCTGCCCGACGCCCCTGGTGTCAGGATGGCGTTGGCCATCGGGTTTCTCGGCGGGTTCACGACGTTCTCGACCTTCGAGTTCGAGACCCATGCCCTGCTCGAAGAGGGCTCGTGGCTGCTCGCGACGGCCAACGTGCTCGTGAGCGTGCTGGTCGGGTTGCTGGCCGTGCGGGCGGGCATCGTCGCGGCGCGATCGTGGCCCGGCTGA
- a CDS encoding DUF190 domain-containing protein has product MKTDAEQVLCRFQFSSKARHGHQPLDEWIVRTARREGLEGATVLHGFFGLRSDGSILEERAWALAQEVPVVVEVVDRTARIEHLLALVEPVFSKGTITLERARVLLYRAGDSTPSPRMPVVAAVNRSAAHEVKTMKVPEAGVLLRVFIGESDREPGRDRPLYEAIVRRAREAHLAGATVLRGPMGFGRHSRVHSAKLLELSTDLPIVIEIVDSEEKIEAFLPVVDDMVTEGLVTIEAVRVLKYVSPDSRQ; this is encoded by the coding sequence ATGAAGACTGACGCGGAACAGGTGCTCTGCCGTTTCCAGTTCTCGAGCAAGGCGAGGCACGGCCACCAGCCGCTCGACGAGTGGATCGTCCGTACGGCCAGACGAGAGGGCCTGGAAGGCGCCACGGTCCTGCACGGCTTCTTCGGCCTGCGGTCCGATGGCTCGATCCTCGAAGAACGAGCGTGGGCGCTCGCGCAGGAGGTGCCTGTCGTCGTAGAGGTCGTGGACCGCACGGCCCGGATCGAGCATCTGCTCGCCCTGGTCGAACCCGTCTTTTCCAAGGGCACGATCACGCTCGAACGCGCGAGGGTGCTGCTCTACCGAGCGGGGGATTCGACCCCCTCACCCAGGATGCCGGTGGTCGCGGCGGTAAATCGAAGCGCCGCTCACGAGGTGAAGACCATGAAGGTGCCGGAGGCGGGCGTGTTGCTCCGTGTGTTCATCGGCGAGAGCGACCGTGAACCCGGACGCGACCGGCCGCTCTACGAGGCCATCGTGCGGCGCGCGCGCGAGGCGCATCTGGCCGGTGCCACCGTGCTCCGAGGCCCCATGGGGTTCGGCCGCCACTCGCGCGTGCACAGCGCGAAGCTCCTCGAGTTGTCGACCGACCTGCCCATCGTCATCGAGATCGTCGATTCGGAGGAGAAGATCGAGGCGTTCCTGCCGGTCGTCGACGACATGGTGACCGAGGGGCTCGTCACCATCGAAGCCGTGCGGGTGCTGAAGTACGTGTCACCCGACTCGAGGCAGTGA
- the metK gene encoding methionine adenosyltransferase gives MAGDQIAYRFTSESVSEGHPDKVCDFIADSILDACLEQDRKSHVACEVLCKCGTVVLAGEITTNATLSFEHIAREAIRTIGYTEPGEAFNADAVQVLISITKQSNEINQGVDEAQSLAGEQGAGDQGIMFGYASDETPELMPLPILLAHRLTAGLADDRRSGRYGWIRPDSKSQVTVLYEGNTPKQVTDVLVSTQHAASVTRDEIHQYVANVLGPRVLGGWYHDGIAFQVNPTGSFVLGGPTADCGVTGRKIIVDSYGGAGRHGGGAFSGKDPSKVDRSGAYYCRYVAREIVKAGLARKAEVQVSYAIGMAKPMSVKVDTFGTGDEARAEAFVTETFDFRPGAIIESLDLLRPIYRTTTNYGHFGKPGLSWER, from the coding sequence ATGGCCGGTGATCAGATCGCCTATCGCTTCACGTCCGAGTCCGTGTCCGAGGGCCACCCCGACAAGGTGTGCGACTTCATCGCCGACTCGATTCTCGATGCCTGCCTCGAACAGGACAGGAAGAGCCACGTCGCCTGCGAGGTGCTGTGCAAGTGCGGCACCGTGGTGCTCGCCGGCGAGATCACGACCAACGCGACGCTGAGCTTCGAGCACATCGCCCGCGAGGCGATCCGCACGATCGGCTACACGGAGCCCGGGGAGGCCTTCAACGCCGACGCCGTGCAGGTGCTCATCTCCATTACGAAGCAGTCGAACGAGATCAACCAGGGCGTCGACGAGGCGCAGAGTCTGGCGGGCGAGCAGGGCGCCGGCGACCAGGGGATCATGTTCGGCTACGCGTCCGACGAGACTCCGGAACTGATGCCGCTGCCCATCCTGCTGGCCCACCGGCTGACGGCGGGGCTCGCCGACGACCGGCGCAGCGGGAGGTACGGGTGGATCCGCCCCGACTCGAAATCGCAGGTCACCGTGCTCTACGAGGGCAACACGCCGAAGCAGGTCACCGATGTGCTCGTGTCGACGCAGCACGCGGCCAGCGTGACGCGCGACGAGATTCACCAGTACGTCGCCAACGTGCTCGGGCCGCGCGTGCTCGGCGGCTGGTACCACGACGGCATCGCGTTCCAGGTGAACCCGACTGGCAGTTTCGTGCTGGGTGGCCCGACGGCCGATTGCGGCGTCACCGGCCGCAAGATCATCGTCGACAGCTACGGCGGCGCCGGGCGGCACGGCGGCGGCGCCTTCAGCGGCAAGGACCCGTCGAAGGTCGACCGGAGCGGCGCCTATTACTGCCGATACGTGGCCCGCGAGATCGTCAAAGCGGGTCTCGCCAGGAAGGCCGAGGTGCAGGTGTCGTACGCGATCGGCATGGCGAAGCCGATGTCGGTGAAGGTCGACACCTTCGGCACGGGCGACGAGGCACGGGCCGAGGCGTTCGTGACCGAGACGTTCGACTTCCGCCCGGGCGCCATCATCGAGTCGCTCGACCTGCTTCGGCCGATCTACAGGACGACCACCAACTACGGCCACTTCGGCAAGCCTGGGTTGAGCTGGGAGCGCTGA
- a CDS encoding ROK family protein, which produces MRIGIDLGGSKIEVVAIDASGREVGRRRVPTPRDDYDATVQAIAGLVRAVEAEHGAGSVGVGIPGTVSPATGLVKNANSTWLIGRPLSTDLSSVLGREVRLANDANCFALSEAMDGAGAGAEVVFGVIVGTGTGGGLVVRRHVLTGLNAIAGEWGHNPLPWPDDDERPGARCYCGRSGCIETFLSGPGLARDHEVVTGERLTVPAVVERAHRGDGDAEATLQRYERRMAKALASIINVVDPDVVVLGGGLSNLERLYDSVPRLWRPFVFSDHVATRLLRPRHGDSSGVRGAAWLWADGEGQPRV; this is translated from the coding sequence ATGCGCATCGGCATCGACCTGGGCGGCTCGAAGATCGAGGTGGTGGCCATCGATGCCTCCGGCCGTGAGGTCGGCCGTCGGCGCGTGCCGACACCTCGGGACGACTACGATGCGACAGTTCAGGCCATCGCCGGCCTGGTGCGGGCGGTCGAGGCGGAGCACGGCGCGGGTTCGGTCGGCGTCGGCATTCCCGGAACCGTGTCGCCCGCCACGGGGCTCGTCAAGAACGCGAACTCGACGTGGTTGATCGGGCGGCCCCTCTCGACGGATCTCTCGAGCGTGCTGGGCCGGGAGGTCCGCCTGGCCAACGACGCGAACTGCTTCGCGCTGTCGGAGGCGATGGACGGCGCGGGGGCCGGCGCAGAGGTGGTCTTCGGCGTCATCGTGGGGACCGGCACCGGGGGTGGGCTCGTGGTCAGGAGACACGTCCTGACCGGGCTGAACGCCATCGCCGGCGAGTGGGGCCACAATCCGCTCCCCTGGCCGGACGACGACGAGCGACCCGGGGCGCGGTGCTACTGCGGTCGCTCCGGATGCATCGAGACGTTCCTCTCGGGGCCGGGCCTCGCCCGCGATCACGAGGTGGTGACCGGAGAGCGGCTGACCGTGCCCGCGGTGGTCGAACGGGCCCATCGGGGCGATGGGGACGCGGAGGCCACGCTCCAGCGCTACGAGCGCCGCATGGCGAAGGCCCTGGCCTCGATCATCAACGTCGTCGACCCCGACGTCGTCGTGCTCGGCGGCGGATTGTCGAACCTCGAGCGGCTGTACGATTCGGTCCCTCGCCTGTGGCGCCCGTTCGTGTTTTCCGACCACGTGGCCACGCGCCTGCTGCGCCCCCGGCACGGCGATTCGAGCGGCGTCAGGGGGGCGGCCTGGCTCTGGGCCGACGGCGAAGGCCAGCCGCGGGTATGA
- a CDS encoding CHAT domain-containing protein, translating into MNPFDAGPSSAPSPGWLRQVVGQAPLLAGWLLVLALLPATPAARQSPGAAGRLAEAMAAYQAHDYDGAERLFNEALALAATDRDRRSEAEALRGLGITLIERARYDDADVALQRAFALFALDGNRGGIAKVFGHRATVADLMGRKADALLFARFALAEFEQLADAGERARAARRLLSLVDDPAEYDHLYVTAVDHAKAANDPRLEADLLHHRADRLFVQGRFAEADAELRRAKDLYEGAGDERNLARVLTSLGRLQRAHGAPELALDDFTRAFEIQTRVGDRQGALQSLNAMAVALGHLERHDEALTAYQQALELARQTGSARMVNFQTGNLGGAYLVRGETALAIPLLEVSASQETNGYTRAIRYSQVAEARFRQRAFAASVAAATEAIDAMRAGSMDERLFGVLHRRALAYQALGEAEPALADAREALATIERVRAQLVPDDFLKRGFHNENQDVYTTVIGLLDGAAEHEQALEVSEQARSRAFLDLLASRGLSQPATASTGPSPTGGAPTAVDPGTAIGEAQMLPMLRGAAGTQGSRPSAPSALPSPKAASSLPLERLLAEGARLRSTVISYWVDREHTIVWVAAPDQPVRSVRVDVTRGRLTRLVRAVWAGIDSSLPPPPPPIAAPSTRTARPAERELDGPSYIAPRRAARELYELLIGPIESALPRAEGSRLTIVPHGPLFRLSFAALLDRRNRYFIERHTLHYAPALSMLEMTGRLRAERLSAPATYLLVGNPASMPLHAGQPLPPLPGAAREVRAIARQLPSSAVTVLAGADATEQAVRDAAPGKRIVHFATHGVVVDEDPLASFLALGTVEGDGADTGRLTAAEVYRLPLDADLVVLSACRTGLGELSADGIVGLTRAFFSAGTPSLVATLWDVVDGPPATLLPDFYRSMQRLDKAAALRAAQLRLLRDLRAGRVMVDTPGGPVALPERPVFWASFVLMGEP; encoded by the coding sequence ATGAACCCGTTCGACGCCGGTCCCTCGTCGGCACCATCGCCCGGGTGGCTGCGCCAGGTTGTCGGTCAGGCCCCGTTGCTGGCGGGGTGGCTCCTGGTCCTGGCCCTGCTCCCGGCGACCCCCGCCGCCAGGCAAAGCCCTGGAGCCGCCGGCAGGCTGGCCGAGGCCATGGCCGCGTATCAGGCCCACGACTACGACGGCGCCGAGCGGTTGTTCAACGAAGCGCTGGCGCTCGCCGCGACCGATCGCGACCGGCGCTCCGAGGCCGAGGCGCTCCGCGGGCTCGGCATCACGCTCATCGAGCGCGCCCGCTACGACGACGCAGACGTCGCGCTCCAACGCGCCTTCGCCCTCTTCGCCCTCGACGGCAACCGCGGCGGCATCGCCAAGGTCTTCGGTCACCGCGCGACGGTCGCCGACCTGATGGGCCGCAAGGCCGATGCGCTGCTCTTCGCCCGATTCGCCCTGGCCGAGTTCGAACAGCTCGCCGACGCCGGCGAACGGGCCCGGGCCGCCAGGCGGCTGCTCTCGCTCGTCGACGACCCGGCCGAGTACGACCACTTGTATGTCACCGCCGTCGACCACGCGAAGGCGGCCAACGATCCCCGCCTCGAGGCCGACCTGCTCCACCACCGGGCCGACCGGCTGTTCGTCCAGGGGCGGTTCGCCGAGGCAGACGCCGAGCTCCGGCGCGCGAAGGACCTCTACGAGGGGGCCGGCGACGAACGGAACCTCGCCCGCGTGCTGACCAGCCTCGGACGCCTGCAGCGAGCGCACGGGGCGCCCGAACTGGCCCTCGACGACTTCACTCGGGCCTTCGAGATCCAGACGCGTGTCGGCGATCGGCAAGGCGCGCTTCAGAGTCTGAATGCGATGGCCGTCGCCCTCGGACACCTCGAACGTCACGACGAAGCCCTGACGGCGTATCAGCAGGCGCTCGAGTTGGCGCGCCAGACGGGCTCGGCCCGAATGGTGAACTTCCAGACCGGAAACCTCGGGGGGGCCTATCTGGTCCGCGGCGAGACCGCCCTGGCGATCCCGCTGCTCGAGGTCTCGGCATCGCAGGAGACCAACGGCTACACCAGGGCGATTCGGTACTCCCAGGTCGCCGAGGCGAGGTTTCGGCAGCGGGCGTTTGCCGCCTCGGTGGCGGCGGCCACCGAGGCCATCGACGCGATGCGGGCCGGCAGCATGGACGAGCGACTGTTCGGCGTCCTGCATCGCCGGGCCCTCGCGTACCAGGCGCTCGGCGAAGCGGAGCCCGCCCTCGCGGACGCTCGCGAGGCGCTCGCCACCATCGAACGCGTCCGCGCGCAGCTCGTGCCCGACGACTTCCTGAAGCGTGGCTTCCACAACGAGAACCAGGACGTCTACACCACCGTGATCGGCCTCCTCGATGGCGCCGCCGAACACGAACAGGCCCTCGAGGTCTCCGAACAGGCCAGGTCACGCGCCTTCCTCGACCTGCTCGCGTCACGCGGGCTGTCCCAGCCGGCCACGGCGAGCACCGGCCCGTCGCCGACGGGCGGTGCCCCGACAGCCGTCGACCCCGGTACGGCCATCGGCGAGGCCCAGATGTTGCCCATGCTGCGCGGGGCGGCCGGTACGCAAGGCTCGCGCCCCTCCGCGCCGTCGGCGCTGCCCAGCCCGAAGGCCGCGTCGTCCCTGCCCCTCGAACGGCTGCTCGCCGAGGGCGCCCGCCTGCGCTCGACGGTCATCAGCTACTGGGTCGACCGCGAGCACACGATCGTGTGGGTTGCCGCACCCGACCAGCCGGTCAGGAGCGTCAGGGTCGATGTGACGAGAGGGCGCCTCACCCGCCTCGTGCGCGCCGTCTGGGCCGGTATCGACTCTTCCCTTCCTCCTCCGCCCCCGCCCATCGCGGCTCCCAGCACGCGGACGGCCCGGCCCGCCGAACGTGAGCTGGATGGGCCGAGCTACATCGCGCCGCGTCGTGCGGCTCGGGAGCTCTACGAGCTGCTGATCGGACCGATTGAGTCGGCCTTGCCGCGCGCCGAGGGCAGCCGTCTGACGATCGTGCCGCACGGGCCGCTGTTCCGCCTGTCGTTCGCCGCGCTCCTCGATCGGCGCAACCGCTACTTCATCGAGCGACACACGCTGCACTACGCGCCGGCCTTGTCGATGCTCGAGATGACGGGTCGACTTCGGGCCGAGCGCCTGTCGGCGCCGGCCACCTACCTGCTCGTCGGCAACCCCGCCTCGATGCCGCTCCACGCCGGCCAGCCGCTGCCTCCGCTGCCCGGTGCGGCACGCGAGGTGAGGGCCATCGCGCGACAGCTCCCTTCGTCGGCGGTGACGGTCCTCGCCGGCGCGGACGCAACCGAGCAGGCCGTCCGCGACGCCGCGCCGGGGAAGCGCATCGTACACTTCGCCACGCACGGCGTGGTCGTCGACGAAGATCCCCTCGCGTCGTTCCTGGCCCTCGGCACCGTCGAGGGAGATGGCGCCGACACCGGCCGCCTGACCGCGGCGGAGGTCTATCGCCTTCCGCTCGACGCCGACCTCGTCGTCCTCAGCGCGTGTCGAACCGGGCTCGGCGAACTCTCGGCCGACGGCATCGTCGGCCTGACGCGGGCATTCTTCTCCGCGGGGACGCCATCACTCGTCGCCACGTTGTGGGACGTGGTCGACGGTCCGCCCGCGACCCTGCTCCCCGATTTCTACCGGTCGATGCAGCGGCTCGACAAGGCCGCCGCGCTCCGCGCCGCGCAGTTGCGCCTGCTGCGCGATCTGCGTGCGGGCCGCGTGATGGTCGACACGCCGGGCGGCCCGGTCGCCCTGCCCGAACGCCCGGTCTTCTGGGCGAGCTTCGTGCTCATGGGGGAGCCGTAG
- a CDS encoding dehydrogenase E1 component subunit alpha/beta: MSETAPSDLAASGIRPASARQVVPGPEADLTADQLRDLYRALLLPRLIEEKMLLLIRQARISKWFSGVGQEAIAVGVASALAPDDFILPMHRNLGVFTTRGVDLGRLFRQLLLRDGGFTKGRDRTFHFGLLEQRIVGMISHLGAMLPVADGLALAGQLRGERRVVASFTGDGATSEGDFHEALNLAAVWTLPVIFVIENNQWGLSTPSHEQFACRTLADRALGYGMPGVVCDGNDLLAVRRAIAEAADRAREGGGPTLVECLTFRMRGHEEASGTAYVPRALIEEWAAKDPVRRFETWLEVQGVLDAAGREAVRREMKPLVGALVDEALEAPAPESDEATELRDVFAPSRCQPSPPADEACAHAPKVRYIDAISDGLRVAMRRRPEVVLLGQDIAEYGGVFKVTAGFVEEFGRARVRNTPIIESGAVGAAFGLALDGFVPVLEMQFGDFISCGFNQIVNNVAKTRYRWGAGVPLVIRVPVGGGTGAGPFHSQNVEAWFTSVAGLKVLAPATPFDAKGLLLAAVEDGNPVLYLEHKFLYRPIQGEVPEGHYSLPIGQAAVVREGDDATVVTYGVGVHWALEAAQTLHDLGASIEVVDLRTLAPWDVDTVVASVRKTSRALVLHEAPLTGGFGGEVAATIGELAFEWLDAPVARLGALDTPVPAAKALEKLFEPKDRLLPALRRLLDY; this comes from the coding sequence ATGTCCGAGACCGCGCCGTCCGACCTCGCTGCCTCCGGGATCCGCCCCGCGTCCGCCCGACAGGTCGTTCCTGGGCCGGAGGCCGACCTGACCGCCGACCAGCTGCGCGACCTCTATCGGGCGCTCCTGCTGCCGCGCCTCATCGAGGAGAAGATGCTGCTCCTCATCAGGCAGGCGCGCATCTCGAAGTGGTTCTCCGGGGTCGGGCAGGAAGCCATCGCCGTCGGCGTGGCCTCGGCGCTCGCCCCCGACGACTTCATCCTGCCGATGCATCGGAACCTCGGGGTCTTCACGACGAGGGGCGTCGACCTCGGCCGGCTGTTCCGCCAGTTGCTGCTCAGGGATGGCGGCTTCACCAAGGGGCGCGACCGCACGTTCCACTTCGGTCTGCTCGAGCAGCGCATCGTGGGCATGATCAGCCACCTCGGGGCGATGCTCCCCGTGGCCGACGGCCTCGCGCTCGCGGGGCAGTTGCGGGGCGAACGCCGGGTCGTGGCGTCCTTCACCGGCGATGGCGCGACGAGCGAGGGCGACTTCCACGAGGCCCTCAACCTCGCCGCCGTCTGGACGCTTCCCGTGATCTTCGTGATCGAGAACAACCAGTGGGGCCTGTCGACGCCGTCGCACGAGCAGTTCGCCTGCCGGACGCTCGCCGATCGGGCCCTGGGCTACGGCATGCCTGGCGTCGTCTGCGATGGCAACGACCTCCTGGCGGTGCGGCGCGCCATCGCGGAGGCCGCGGACCGGGCGCGTGAGGGCGGCGGCCCGACGCTCGTCGAGTGCCTGACGTTCCGCATGCGCGGGCACGAGGAGGCCTCGGGCACGGCGTACGTGCCGAGGGCTCTGATCGAGGAGTGGGCCGCCAAGGATCCCGTGCGACGGTTCGAGACCTGGCTCGAGGTCCAGGGGGTGCTCGACGCGGCGGGGCGCGAGGCCGTCCGCCGTGAGATGAAGCCGCTCGTCGGCGCACTCGTCGATGAGGCGCTCGAAGCGCCGGCGCCCGAATCGGACGAGGCGACCGAACTCCGCGACGTGTTCGCACCGAGCCGGTGCCAGCCGTCGCCGCCGGCCGATGAGGCCTGCGCCCACGCGCCGAAGGTGCGCTACATCGACGCCATCTCCGACGGCCTTCGCGTGGCGATGCGTCGCCGGCCCGAGGTGGTGCTCCTCGGCCAGGACATCGCCGAGTACGGCGGCGTCTTCAAGGTGACCGCGGGGTTCGTCGAGGAGTTCGGCCGGGCTCGCGTCCGCAATACGCCCATCATCGAGTCGGGCGCCGTCGGCGCGGCCTTCGGCCTCGCGCTCGACGGGTTCGTCCCGGTGCTCGAGATGCAGTTCGGCGACTTCATCTCGTGCGGCTTCAACCAGATCGTCAACAACGTCGCCAAGACGCGCTATCGATGGGGAGCGGGCGTGCCCCTCGTCATCCGCGTGCCCGTCGGCGGCGGCACGGGCGCCGGCCCGTTCCACTCGCAGAACGTCGAGGCGTGGTTCACGTCGGTCGCGGGGCTGAAGGTGCTGGCGCCCGCGACGCCGTTCGACGCGAAGGGGCTGCTGCTGGCCGCGGTCGAGGATGGCAACCCCGTGCTGTACCTCGAGCACAAGTTCCTCTATCGGCCGATTCAGGGCGAGGTCCCCGAGGGTCACTACTCGCTGCCGATCGGCCAGGCTGCGGTCGTTCGCGAGGGCGACGACGCGACCGTCGTCACCTATGGGGTTGGCGTGCACTGGGCGCTCGAGGCCGCGCAGACGCTGCACGACCTCGGCGCGAGTATCGAGGTCGTGGACCTGCGGACGCTGGCGCCGTGGGACGTCGACACCGTGGTCGCCTCGGTGCGCAAGACGAGTCGCGCGCTGGTGCTGCACGAAGCACCGCTCACCGGCGGGTTCGGTGGAGAAGTGGCCGCGACGATTGGCGAGCTGGCCTTCGAGTGGCTCGACGCCCCGGTGGCACGTCTTGGCGCGCTCGACACGCCCGTACCCGCCGCCAAGGCGCTCGAGAAGCTCTTCGAACCGAAGGACCGGCTGCTGCCAGCGCTGAGACGATTGCTGGACTACTGA